The window GACAAACTGTAGGAGAATGAGGGAATGTTGTACAAACTTCAGGGACATGAAAACGAGCATTTCAGAAAAACTGTAGGAGATTTACAGAAAGAATATCAGACAAGCTGCAGTAGTGTGAAGGAGAGTATTACAGACAAACTGCAGAATGAGAGAGATAATATCAGACAAGCTGCAGTAGCGTGAAGGAGAGTATTACAGACAAACTGCAGGGGAATGAGAAAGAAAATCAGACAAGCTGCAGGGGAATGAGAGAGAATATCAGACAAACTGTAAGAAAATTAGATAATATCTGACAAACTGCAGGAGAATGAGAGAGTGAATATCTAGACAAGCTGCAGGAAAATGAATGACAAGTCGCAGTAGAATAAGAATGTCAGACAAGCTGCAGGGGAATTAGGGAGAATATCAAACTGCATGAGAATGAGAGAGAATATTAGGCAAACTGCAGGATAATGAGGGAGAGCATTTCAAACTGCAGGAGAATGACAGAGAGAATATCAAACAAACTGCAGGAACATGAGAAAGAATATCAGACAGACTGCAGGAGAATGACAGAACATCAGACAAGCTGCAGGAGAATGAGAACGAATATCTGACAAACTGCAGGATTGAGCATCTCAGTGTATACATTGTCGAGGACTCCAGTAAATGATAGTATGGTACCACTATTGATTATTGCACAAGGAGCCACCTGTCTCTTTAGAACATTTGTGCAGTAGCAATTTAAAGCTCAATTTAAAGAGAGAAGCATAAAGCATAGAAGAGGagaatatctcttttttttctggtctgGTGACAACTGAAAGATATTTGACCTTCACCATGGTCAATAAAAGACCACCAAAAATGTACAGGGTACAGACTGAAAACCTGCTAGGGGGTCTAATATCTTCATATTGCATCCAGTTTTTATTTTGGGTCGTGTAAGGGTAGgttaaaacaagaaagaaaaactttcagATGTCACAGTAACAAGTATCCCTTTAGAAAATTTCCCATTCTACTGTTCTGTGATATCCCCTCACAGTCATTCCCAGTGACATTAATGATCAGTTATACAGGTAAGTATGTAGAGGCCATGGAATACAAACAAATGTCCACATTCATCAAtcataaaagagaaaattaaaagcaaaactaGGCCTTTACCTGGCCAAATATCCAcactaaattaaaaactttaaaataatatacaacatcTTTATTAATACAATAACACATAAAATCTGTTACCGATTGTGTAAGAGTCTACCTCGCAAGACGATGATTTACACTGGATTACAGAAtaataaaggattaaaaaaaagtgttcaggaTGTGGGTGGAATTCTGTTGAGAACGGAGCATCAGCTGATATGGTAAAAGTTGTACTAGGCCACTGAAAATGaacatttgttcctttttcacaCATGAAAGATCCTTATTAGAACATTTAAAGCTACAAAATTAGAGCAGGTTTGTCTGTAGTCCTCCTGTTCCTTCTGCATGGATATGAACAGCACAATGTCAAATTAGGATCTCCAGTGTTTGTTGATTTATAGGTCCTAAGATGAAGCTTTCATTAATTTGAGCTAGGGACAACACATCACAGAAGGGCCTTGGAGAGGCAAAGTGTCTTCcacatatttgaaaatgtatgcaactaaaaaCTTGAACTATGCCTGTTGAAATGGTGTAATTTGTTAACTATAAACTTTGAGTcccaattcttttatttataatggaTATTGACATACCCTTCATTCCTAATGGGTATAGTCATACTGTGTGTGTTGCAGCCCTCCATTCCTGGTTGGTGTAGATTTAGCTTGTAAGTCcaaacctttttaataataatggggAAAGTCGTATACTGTGAGTGCCACCATGTGATTGGAGAGTGTTGATAATGATTCTGATGGTAGTACTGAGATGAGGTGGGAAtcacatcacacacacacatttaccaGATAACTGATTTATTGGATGAATTAAAGCCCCATCTCATAGGGCAACAATGAACAATAACAAGGATCTCAATGTCATCTCAAGGTACATTTCACCTTTTTAGCCCTGTGGTCAGACTAATGGCCTTTAAGATTTCCAGTATTTTACCTAACAACTTCCTTTTACTCCAGATCTTTCTGTATATTGTATGAAGGCTAAAGAAGTGTTGATATGCacaagaaaaggaggaggaaaatGGAATTTGAAAATCAAAAACgtgacataattttttttgtccttacaTGAATCTCAATACTGAGGGCAACGTTAAAAACCCCAGACCTTCCTAGAAACACCTAATCTAACAGAGACAATCAGATTCctcttttgacaaaaataaatgatatattaccCCTGGGGTTTAACACTGCTTTAGTAAGAATTATCAGCTGTATACTTTCTCCCATGGAGTATTCCATTTAGGTGAACTGTAAGCACTTTGCTGGCTTCATAATGCTTCTGTGTATGTGTCTGAAGGTGGAGGAGCTCCATATAGGAGCACCTAAAATACAAGCAACCTAATATAAAGAGCAGCCAGTTCTAGCACACAAAATCAAGTAGCGGCTATAAGACCAGACACAGCTGTTATAATGAGACAATGAATGGTCTTCATGAAGAGAAATTTCGAGTGATAAGCACAGTTCATATGGTATATCTGTCTTCTCTTCCTCTAGATCCCAGGTGCAGTTTGGCACAGGATATATACATAATGCACCTTAGAGCTGGACAGAGGGCCAAGGAACTCTATGATCTTTTGACTTATACTATATACAGACTGCctttagatgtattttaaatatttactataaaatcagtgttttacacattttagctAAACATCTTTATCGCCTTAGCAAATACCTACATCTGCTAAAAATATACAAGTTTGGCTTTTTCCCCATAGAAGCAGCTGAAAAGCAACCACAGAGATAATCTGTCTATGAAGGGTTGGTGTCGTGCAGTATCCCTTCTCCCTGAAAGTCAATATCAAAAAATTTGGCACACATTTGGGTTAAAAGGGGATATTTTGGCACACTCCTGATGGTTTAAAGACTGTCAAATGGTGATGATTTAGGACATTCTCTGTCCATATATCTCAACACCTGACAGTGAGAGGTGAGACCTCTGTACTACCCACTAAATTACATAATCTGCTGGTGTCACCCTGCTGTGAAGGAGCATTGGTAAATCCATGTATGTAGACAGTCATTTTTCTTGGTGTACCACATTGGGGTATTTATCCTTTTCATGTCACCTTGCTGTTACGTAGAAGGGCACTATAGTGGGCAAATGTTTTACAGTGCAAAATCtgcctttattgcttttttaattataatcaacattttcacatttatagGGTTTGCACATTCCCTTTTGATGAAAATTTTGTAGCCTACATGAAGCAAGAATAAACACCAAACCAGTCTGATCCTACTGTCCCGAAGGTTTCAGCTATGTTCCAACAGACATTGCATATCCACCCTAGAGGCGACTTTCTGCTTTACCCAGTTCCACCGTCCTTTCCCCCACACGCACCAACCTCTCCCACTAAATTCTTCTGTTAGCCCACCTTCTGTGGGTTGCTTGACCGTACACCTTGCTCATAAGCCACTCTCTGCCCAATTAAGTATTGTGCTGCTTGTGTGGCACCTGGTGGTCCTGTAATTGTGACTTTCCTGCTTCTTGTTCCAGGGACAAATTCCCCTTTCTTTGAGATCTGTATGCGAGCTCCTGTCAGCTCTTGGTATTCAACCAAAGTCTTTCCACCTTTCCCTAGTATTGCACCTACCAGGGTTTCTGGTACTGCCATTTCCAGAGTCTCCTTGCTGGCAACATTTTCAGCAGCAGCTAGCTTCTCCATTAGGATTCCTCCACTCCCCAAGCCTAATGTGGAACCAGCGTCACCTGTGTAAGAAGCTAAAAGACTGACCGCTGCTGGGTGGACACCGCCTACCAATGGATTATATCCTAAACCTGTGCTGTAACCATAGCTCGCTAAGGTATTCAAAGCAGTAGAAATGGCCAGCAGATCTCCACCAGATATTGCAGCTGAAGCAGCAGGTGTAGCTGGAAATGGGGCAATGGCTGCTTCAGCTGTCCCTCCAGCATATGGAGATCCTGTAGGGTTAGAGTTGGCCACGGGCCCCTGCGTGTTGGTGTAGCTGATGTTGAGATAGGAAGTGCCCTGAGGTGGGTCCTCTTTTGCTTTGTGTATGATGCTTCTTACTGCAAGCTGAACCTGTGCAGCCTCCCCACTCACAGTCACCACCCGTTCCTGAAGATTTGGACCTGCTGGCTTCTGGGAGAGCTGGACCCACGCTCCAGATTCCTCCATGATACTACGAACGGTAGCTCCTCCTTTCCCAATGATGAGGCCGGCTGTTGTGTTGGGAACAATAAGTTTAGCCTGAAAATTGAGTTGGGAGGAGAGAAAATGAATGAAGATGTGGTGAatgtaaaatgagaaaacaatgtGGTAAGGAATTGATATTAGATATATTATGGTAAGAAATTAGAATTTGGTATAGAGTAGTAAGTGATTAATATTGGGCATAGTATGGTGAGGCTTTAGTCTTAAGTAAAGTTTGATGAGGGAATAGTTTTAAgtacaatgtaaaaatgaattagtATTGGGTAAAGTGACAGATTTGTTTTGGGTGTAATATTGTGAAGGATTTGGTACAGAGTGATGAAAAATTAGTGTTGAGTGTAATGGTATGTATGATTGGTATCAGACACAGAGTAGTGAGGGATTAGTATAAGGAAATGTATGGTGAGAGATTGACAATGATAATGGTTTAATACTGGTTTAGAGTAGTGAGGGATTATTACCGTATAATGTTTGGTTGGGAATTAGTATCAGGTACAGTTTAGTGAGCAATTAGTATTGTGTACACTGTGGTAAGGGATAGTGTGTGTACAGTTTGGTGGGGGATTCTCATTGGGTGCAGTGTGGCAAGGTATTAGAATTGAGTATAGAATGGTATGGATTTAGTATTGGGTAAATGATGGCGAGGGACTGACACTGGGTGCATTATTACAGTTATGTTTCAATGCATGTTCATTGGGGGGTGGAGAAAGCGCTGCTTCTCCTTCCATTGTTTACTCATAGAATGTGTAAGGGGAAAAATCTGTAAGTGCTTTGCAGGAGTAAATGATTTACAGTAGAGAAAAATAGGTATCTTTCCATGAAAGACTAGGGGGCAGAAGTTTGTAAATATCAGTCCTGGATGGACAGGAGTACAAATCATTTTGAAGGTAAAATAGTTCTACTAAGTGTACTTCATCTGTGTATTTGGCTGCTTGGCAACTGTTGTGAAATACTTGGTAGACCAACGTGGATTATTAGCATTTGGCCCTAGaaggtattattatttattaaaatgaggtATTAGTAATTATTATGCATAtcaagcaatatatgtatatatgggacTTTAAAGTCATATAAATTCAACAATTCCCTACCACGTGGCAGTTGGAAATTTGGGCTTCTTGGCGTGTGGGCGTCGCTTATTCTTTGTATTTTGGAATGGAAAGTGTTTTTGGATACAATACAGTGGAAAAGGAGCTGTATAACTAAGGCGATTTTGGATGCGCATGATAATCCGCATGGAAATAGGGTGGATCTGCAGTTTATTTATGGGTTTATCCCTCACATTGTCTGTGTCTGCCCTTTTTGCCTCACAGCTGTCCATTTAAGTATATTGGTTTCATGGTTCAattctgttctctcctcctgaagaagtgaacGCATTCCACGAAACGTGTCGAGTATTTCTCTGTTAGTGGCTTGCTAAAGAgagcatgcatgtttttatacATGCTGTTGTGTTTTAATTTGTTCTAAagttcttttaaataaagtatatatatcaAAATCAAATAATGTATACTAAAATGAAtgtggcctttaaagtcccatatatACCGTACATATATTACTTGAAATACTAAAGTGTTAATTCACGTCAGGATGTGGCATGTGTTGATAAATTGCAGGTAGGGGATTTTTatcaatttactaaaaaaaaaaatgagtatgcATAGATTGCAAGAATTAgtaataaatatagatttattaaatattactatttaGTATAGCGAGATGAAATATTACTgttgattaatattaatataaataaacagtatttatatagtgacaatatATTATGGAGCACTGTGCAATTAAATAGGAATTTGAAATATTATTGCTGGGTAACAGAAACTGAAGTAGTAATACTGGGTGTCGTAAGGTGGATATTGTATAGAGATCTTTTGCCAATGAGTATACTAATGAGTTGATAGGGTAAAATTGGGGATACTAAATTAATATACTTTAGTTAAGATTTATCTGATTTATCAAAATAATTAggtaataatgaaatatattgtCTTTAGGTTATGTGATGTGTACATATAGATGGTCTGTAAGTTATGTGATGTGTACATATAGATGGTCTGTAGGTTATGTGATGTGTACATATANNNNNNNNNNNNNNNNNNNNNNNNNNNNNNNNNNNNNNNNNNNNNNNNNNNNNNNNNNNNNNNNNNNNNNNNNNNNNNNNNNNNNNNNNNNNNNNNNNNNNNNNNNNNNNNNNNNNNNNNNNNNNNNNNNNNNNNNNNNNNNNNNNNNNNNNNNNNNNNNNNNNNNNNNNNNNNNNNNNNNNNNNNNNNNNNNNNNNNNNNNNNNNNNNNNNNNNNNNNNNNNNNNNNNNNNNNNNNNNNNNNNNNNNNNNNNNNNNNNNNNNNNNNNNNNNNNNNNNNNNNNNNNNNNNNNNNNNNNNNNNNNNNNNNNNNNNNNNNNNNNNNNNNNNNNNNNNNNNNNNNNNNNNNNNNNNNNNNNNNNNNNNNNNNNNNNNNNNNNNNNNNNNNNNNNNNNNNNNNNNNNNNNNNNNNNNNNNNNNNNNNNNNNNNNNNNNNNNNNNNNNNNNNNNNNNNNNNNNNNNNNNNNNNNNNNNNNNNNNNNNNNNNNNNNNNNNNNNNNNNNNNNNNNNNNNNNNNNNNNNNNNNNTGTACATATAGATGGTCTGTAGGTTATGTGACGTGTACACATAGATGATCTGTAGGTTATGTGATGTGTGCATATAGATGGTCTGTAGATTGTGTGATGTGTACACGTTGATGGTCAGAGTAGACTGCTGATTGGTACACACCTGCTTTGCTCGTTCGGCACTGATGCTGCTCTGGGCAGGAAGGAGTCCTAGGTCATTCTTTGGTGCTCCTTGAGGAAGCTCTCTGACTTTTTCTGCTATGAAGTTGTGTGCAGCCAGCAATGCTTCTGCTGTCCCCTGCACCAGGCACACCCGCTCTGTCGTTCCTGACGTTCAAACAGACACAAATATTTtggttatgttttatgtttttattttttttttttagggatttttttttttttagggattggGTTTAACTGACATTTGGTATTATGTATCTAAAGGAAGTACTGGTGTCAAGATTAGGGTTATTGCAGGTTGGAGAACAGTTAGGGTTaagtactgtacatacatcagattGACATCAGATTTTGAGGTCTACATACAGTCCTCAGGAGTCTCCTGGTTTTTGGGCTTGTTATCATTTTGACATTAGCAGGCCCCTTAATGGATGAACAAAGAGATTTCAGTATAGAAGAGGCACTGTGTCGTTTACATAGACAGGAAGTTTGGGATTTACTGGATTATAGCAGATCACCAGGTCACAGAAAACCCCTGCAGATGTTGCTGCAACTTGGTGTAtccattaataattattttccccaaaacatttttagggcgaaaaaaacattgtgaaatgtACATGTAATATAGAAAtgtaccaaatgttttaaatgcacaGGGGATCCAATGCCATGGATGTGCATATGAAGTGGATCTGAGACAGCAGGAAACCAAAAGCCACTAAAAAAAGTCTCTATTTTTACTAGAAGGATTCGGGCCTAGGAAAGTAACACGGTATTGTCATGGCTACCTCAAATACACATAACCAGCATTAGGCTGTTTCCATAGCAATAAATTTTGTCCTGTGTATAGAGACCACAATGTCTGGTAGCTGGCTATCTCCATGGTAACCTGAACCCTTCTCTGGACTGCCAACCCTGATTGGCTGGGAATGGGTTTCCACAGATACCAATTATTTCCAAAGCTGCGGCCTACAGAGGCTCACCCAGCCTCTGCTGCAGCAAACTGTCAGTGTGCCAGGTTCATGCTGTGTGATTGTGGCATATTGATATTCATGACACATTTACCAGGTCCCCTAGAGGAACACAGACCCTATAAAAGATGTGATTTCCTAGAAGCggaaagggtgcagcactgctgGACACACAAGTCCTGGAGGATTCTAGGAGAGGAAATAACATGATACCATGTAGAATTCTTAAGGAACAAAACTTGGTgcaaagatatatattatatgtgattTAGAAGGATGGACACATGAGGTGTCCCTTCACAGCTTATGGATGCTCCTATCTACTAccaaaaatgttagttgcctggttGGCAACAGTAACCTGAGATGGGCATGGTGATCAGAAAAGCCAGGAGTCCTAATCTGCACATTGGTTCCAAATCCAAGTGAATAAAATGGaagtgataaagaaaataaatcagcaTGACAGACAGagaactagtattttcagaacaGCAGGTCagcaataaaatcaataaagaatTTTATAAAGAACGCCTGAATTATCATTGCAAAAACAGttatcaatataaaaatacatccaTGAAGTCGGTATACAGTGAAAGCGTGTGTGTGAAGTGTCAATCTTCAACACGCAAACTATTCTGATTTATGCCAACATAGTCGTCAATAGGATAGAATCTATAGGTCAGGTGATTGCAAGATTGAGTGAAGTGACTGACCTTTTCTGCAAATATTCTTACCCGGATAAAAATCCTTGGACTTTGATAGCTTGATTGTGGCTCCCGTCTCACGCTGTAGCTGTACAATTGTCTGGCCTCCCTTTCCGATGATGGAACCAGCAGCATAGCTGGGAATCAGAATCTTCAAGAAGAGTTCAGCCTCATCTGCTAGACATACCACATACTTATATGAATTTCTGACACAACCCACaacagtatataatatacaggtatcatataaaatcataaaacacacaaatataa is drawn from Pyxicephalus adspersus chromosome Z, UCB_Pads_2.0, whole genome shotgun sequence and contains these coding sequences:
- the LOC140343254 gene encoding RNA-binding protein Nova-2-like isoform X2, with amino-acid sequence MAGGSVQQNASYPPSQHQQQPPQMETEGSDSRKRPLETPTEASSTKRSNTADEAELFLKILIPSYAAGSIIGKGGQTIVQLQRETGATIKLSKSKDFYPGTTERVCLVQGTAEALLAAHNFIAEKVRELPQGAPKNDLGLLPAQSSISAERAKQAKLIVPNTTAGLIIGKGGATVRSIMEESGAWVQLSQKPAGPNLQERVVTVSGEAAQVQLAVRSIIHKAKEDPPQGTSYLNISYTNTQGPVANSNPTGSPYAGGTAEAAIAPFPATPAASAAISGGDLLAISTALNTLASYGYSTGLGYNPLVGGVHPAAVSLLASYTGDAGSTLGLGSGGILMEKLAAAENVASKETLEMAVPETLVGAILGKGGKTLVEYQELTGARIQISKKGEFVPGTRSRKVTITGPPGATQAAQYLIGQRVAYEQGVRSSNPQKVG
- the LOC140343254 gene encoding RNA-binding protein Nova-2-like isoform X1; the encoded protein is MAGGSVQQNASYPPSQHQQQPPQMETEGSDSRKRPLETPTEASSTKRSNTAADEAELFLKILIPSYAAGSIIGKGGQTIVQLQRETGATIKLSKSKDFYPGTTERVCLVQGTAEALLAAHNFIAEKVRELPQGAPKNDLGLLPAQSSISAERAKQAKLIVPNTTAGLIIGKGGATVRSIMEESGAWVQLSQKPAGPNLQERVVTVSGEAAQVQLAVRSIIHKAKEDPPQGTSYLNISYTNTQGPVANSNPTGSPYAGGTAEAAIAPFPATPAASAAISGGDLLAISTALNTLASYGYSTGLGYNPLVGGVHPAAVSLLASYTGDAGSTLGLGSGGILMEKLAAAENVASKETLEMAVPETLVGAILGKGGKTLVEYQELTGARIQISKKGEFVPGTRSRKVTITGPPGATQAAQYLIGQRVAYEQGVRSSNPQKVG